A window of the Panulirus ornatus isolate Po-2019 chromosome 65, ASM3632096v1, whole genome shotgun sequence genome harbors these coding sequences:
- the LOC139746581 gene encoding protein scylla-like: MLRVVRPNTYKTPMPRLSSEFYDFEGAEDEAAAGLLARHIVSLVHRARKTKLLTFTTNQPQNSNSAQAGSGAQWLSKLLPGAKTSVPVFLPEDFVPRVVRDVVRMTEGEAQGIRGCMLCLEMWDGNRRVGLGKIRCDPKVVSTYTLYVRMVRAAPPAYLSGLRFLSNTTNEAIYISPGYQLEKIRHSLHT; encoded by the exons ATGCTGCGTGTGGTCCGACCAAACACCTACAAGACGCCTATGCCTCGCCTAAGTTCAG AATTCTATGACTTCGAAGGTGCAGAGGACGAGGCGGCAGCGGGCCTCCTGGCCAGACACATCGTGAGTCTGGTGCATCGCGCCCGGAAGACCAAGCTCCTTACtttcaccaccaaccaaccacagaacTCGAACAGCGCCCAG GCAGGATCAGGGGCTCAATGGCTAAGCAAGCTGCTGCCGGGGGCCAAGACAAGCGTACCTGTATTCCTACCGGAAGACTTTGTGCCCCGCGTCGTCAGGGACGTAGTCAGGATGACTGAGGGAGAAGCTCAAGGAATCAG GGGCTGTATGTTGTGTCTGGAGATGTGGGACGGCAATAGGAGAGTTGGTCTTGGAAAGATTAGATGTGATCCCAAGGTGGTCTCCACCTACACCCTCTATGTCAGGATGGTTCGTGCTGCGCCCCCAGCATACCTATCTGGTCTCAG ATTCCTCAGCAACACCACTAATGAGGCCATCTACATCAGTCCTGGCTATCAGCTGGAAAAGATTCGTCACTCTCTTCACACCTGA